One window from the genome of Myxococcales bacterium encodes:
- a CDS encoding ATP-binding protein has protein sequence MSDLVHARVAARLQTLRLGAIAQRLDAILAAAARSEPTYLAFLDQLLTEETEAKQKKRVTMGIQIAHFPTVKTLADFDFKFQPSVDAKLVRELATGRFVASAENVLLFGPPGVGKTHLGIALGRACVEAGHSVLFVTATALLASLARAHSDAKLPEQIAFYAKPKLLVIDELGYLPLEKHTAHLFFQLVSRRYEKGSLLITTNQPISHWGAVFGDDTIATAVLDRVLHHSHALIIRGDSYRLRQKKRAGLLGDHQSNLTKGVGQD, from the coding sequence ATGAGTGACCTCGTGCATGCGCGCGTCGCGGCGCGCCTGCAAACGCTTCGGCTTGGCGCGATTGCGCAACGCCTGGACGCCATCTTGGCCGCGGCGGCGCGCAGCGAGCCGACGTATCTCGCGTTTCTCGATCAGCTGCTCACCGAAGAGACCGAGGCCAAGCAAAAGAAGCGTGTCACCATGGGCATTCAGATCGCTCACTTTCCGACGGTCAAGACGCTCGCGGACTTCGACTTCAAATTCCAACCGTCGGTCGACGCCAAGCTCGTCCGCGAGCTGGCGACGGGGCGCTTTGTCGCGAGCGCCGAGAATGTCTTGCTCTTTGGGCCACCGGGCGTCGGCAAGACGCATCTCGGCATCGCCCTCGGCCGCGCTTGCGTCGAGGCGGGGCACTCGGTCTTGTTTGTCACGGCCACCGCGCTGCTCGCCAGCCTCGCCCGGGCCCACAGCGACGCCAAGCTCCCCGAGCAAATCGCCTTCTACGCCAAGCCCAAGCTGTTGGTCATCGACGAGCTTGGCTACTTGCCGCTTGAAAAACACACCGCGCATCTCTTCTTCCAGCTCGTTTCCAGGAGGTACGAAAAAGGCAGCCTACTCATCACCACCAACCAACCCATCAGCCACTGGGGCGCCGTCTTCGGCGACGATACCATTGCCACCGCCGTACTTGACCGCGTGCTCCACCACAGCCACGCCTTGATCATCCGCGGCGACAGCTATCGGCTGCGTCAGAAAAAACGGGCCGGCCTCCTGGGCGACCACCAATCCAATCTAACCAAGGGGGTGGGTCAAGATTAG
- a CDS encoding class I SAM-dependent methyltransferase, giving the protein MTSNYFIKDGYQANPVISFDEDSPEANAYWEIEDHLQGSASYQWPVYKALAKAAAARKAARVADVGCGSALKLMEVAKSLPDTTVVGFDQASAIRFCKKRHAGREFHQVNLNEPVVWSGAKFDIVNCSDVIEHVEKPEILLASLRALVSDDGVIMVSTPERDLTRGKSAQGCSNKYHVREWNQAEFEKFVTSQGFEIVSAQLLFPVKFGRPFRLLGDPLWRLLTFRPQRYNLLLTLKALK; this is encoded by the coding sequence ATGACCTCAAATTACTTCATCAAGGACGGATACCAAGCGAACCCCGTGATTTCGTTTGACGAGGACTCTCCCGAGGCAAATGCGTATTGGGAGATTGAAGATCACTTGCAGGGGTCGGCAAGCTACCAATGGCCGGTCTACAAGGCGCTAGCCAAGGCCGCCGCCGCACGCAAGGCTGCCCGCGTCGCCGACGTTGGCTGCGGCTCGGCGCTCAAGTTGATGGAAGTTGCGAAATCTTTGCCAGACACCACGGTGGTTGGTTTCGATCAAGCCAGCGCGATTCGATTTTGCAAAAAGCGCCATGCGGGCCGCGAATTTCATCAGGTGAATCTAAATGAGCCCGTGGTGTGGTCCGGCGCCAAATTTGACATCGTGAATTGTTCTGACGTCATTGAGCACGTTGAAAAGCCGGAGATCCTGCTCGCCAGTCTGCGGGCGCTGGTAAGCGACGACGGTGTCATTATGGTTTCAACGCCCGAGCGGGACCTAACGCGAGGCAAGTCCGCACAAGGTTGCTCCAACAAGTATCACGTTCGCGAGTGGAACCAGGCCGAGTTCGAAAAATTTGTCACCTCGCAAGGGTTTGAGATTGTGTCGGCACAGTTGCTCTTCCCGGTTAAATTCGGGCGCCCCTTCAGGTTGCTTGGTGATCCACTGTGGCGGCTGCTTACGTTTCGACCTCAGCGTTATAACTTGTTGCTTACGCTCAAAGCCTTGAAATAG
- a CDS encoding glycosyltransferase, with translation MPGAYSATERPPVSVVVRSYNRLDALVELIPIILGQTFTKFELVVVEQSTQKSPEQIAKLAALVRDPRIRVFPFPPLGGPRSRNESARVARGDIIVFIDDDDIPGSERWLQSLLAPLNDPHCLAVTGGDRLEGELESERPYFNPDKAERRVMSLNFLGWQRVHSRARVRKRVTTLRGGNIAVRRTTLERFGLWDECTPVEDDVSIAYRIIKAKAPEEYLYFDGFAYQIRRFDVPGGMAKRKSSSRQYSYKLFQFFHNVVAHYFPWRFVLLYPAYIYLNAFQTIDWIWGDTGDRNTTTAKAAATCWTIIATVPRHVWWLLRWGKQRIFGAPLEYAPSIQHTPTTIEAIARWEAQQTTRAA, from the coding sequence ATGCCGGGCGCCTATTCTGCCACTGAACGACCTCCAGTTTCTGTCGTCGTTCGGTCGTATAATCGCCTAGATGCCCTCGTGGAGCTAATTCCGATTATTCTGGGTCAAACCTTCACCAAGTTTGAATTAGTGGTGGTGGAGCAGTCGACGCAGAAATCGCCCGAGCAAATCGCAAAGCTGGCCGCGCTCGTACGCGATCCACGGATTCGCGTTTTCCCGTTTCCGCCGCTGGGCGGACCGCGTTCGCGCAATGAAAGCGCTCGCGTTGCCCGCGGCGATATTATCGTGTTCATCGATGACGATGATATTCCGGGTTCAGAGCGTTGGCTTCAATCGCTGCTGGCTCCGCTAAATGACCCCCATTGCTTAGCGGTTACCGGCGGCGATAGACTCGAAGGAGAACTCGAGTCGGAGCGCCCGTATTTCAATCCCGACAAGGCGGAACGCCGCGTGATGTCGCTCAACTTCCTCGGTTGGCAACGGGTGCATTCACGCGCGCGGGTGCGGAAGCGCGTGACGACCTTGCGTGGCGGCAACATCGCCGTGCGGCGCACAACCCTCGAGCGCTTCGGGCTATGGGACGAATGTACTCCCGTCGAAGACGACGTCTCCATCGCCTATCGAATTATCAAGGCCAAAGCGCCGGAGGAGTATCTCTACTTCGATGGGTTCGCCTATCAGATTCGCCGCTTCGATGTGCCGGGCGGCATGGCGAAACGCAAAAGCTCGAGCCGTCAGTATTCATACAAGCTCTTCCAGTTTTTTCACAATGTCGTCGCGCACTACTTCCCCTGGCGGTTCGTGCTGCTGTACCCCGCGTATATCTATTTGAATGCCTTCCAGACCATCGATTGGATCTGGGGCGACACTGGTGATCGAAACACCACGACCGCAAAGGCCGCGGCAACTTGCTGGACCATCATCGCAACGGTGCCGCGTCATGTGTGGTGGTTATTGCGCTGGGGGAAACAACGGATTTTTGGCGCGCCGCTTGAGTACGCGCCGTCGATCCAGCACACGCCAACAACCATCGAGGCCATCGCGCGATGGGAAGCGCAGCAAACGACTCGTGCCGCCTAA
- a CDS encoding DUF1153 domain-containing protein: MKQTEEVVGRWTARRKVELILAVIKGETTLVEACRKHDLTQSEVEGWMQTFLKSGESGLKTNAKDLQDEHAREVKDLRAKVGELVLELEARKKLQALLEQDES, translated from the coding sequence GTGAAACAGACAGAGGAAGTAGTGGGCCGCTGGACGGCCAGGCGCAAGGTGGAACTCATCTTGGCCGTGATCAAAGGCGAGACCACGCTGGTGGAGGCGTGTCGTAAGCACGACCTGACCCAGAGCGAGGTGGAGGGGTGGATGCAAACCTTCCTCAAGAGCGGGGAATCAGGGCTTAAGACCAACGCCAAGGACCTGCAAGATGAGCACGCGCGGGAGGTCAAAGACCTTCGGGCCAAGGTCGGCGAATTGGTGCTGGAGCTTGAAGCTCGAAAAAAGCTGCAAGCTCTGCTCGAACAGGACGAGAGCTAG
- a CDS encoding DUF1153 domain-containing protein → MKQTEEVVGRWTARRKVELILAVIKGETTLVEACRKHDLTQSPLCQRS, encoded by the coding sequence GTGAAACAGACAGAGGAAGTAGTGGGCCGCTGGACGGCCAGGCGCAAGGTGGAACTCATCTTGGCCGTGATCAAAGGCGAGACCACGCTGGTGGAGGCGTGTCGTAAGCACGACCTGACCCAGAGCCCTCTCTGCCAACGTAGCTGA
- a CDS encoding transposase: MKKATEVSSVAQRRRFSVNEKLRILREADACGKERGGVTALLRREGIYSSHLSMWRRQRLAGQFGAAPKKRGPRGGATRCAG; this comes from the coding sequence ATGAAAAAAGCGACCGAGGTGTCGTCGGTAGCACAGCGGCGCCGGTTCTCGGTTAACGAAAAGTTGCGAATTCTGCGGGAGGCCGATGCCTGCGGCAAAGAGCGCGGTGGGGTCACGGCCCTGTTGCGCCGGGAAGGGATTTACTCGTCGCATCTGAGTATGTGGCGTCGGCAGCGCCTGGCTGGCCAGTTCGGCGCTGCGCCGAAGAAGCGGGGGCCCCGTGGCGGTGCCACCAGATGCGCGGGATAA
- a CDS encoding IS3 family transposase has translation MAIVADTSGVDGVACTCASLGVSVASYYRARRPRVHGPRRPRRSPRALSAAEAADLLSILHEDRFADLAPAQVYATLLDEERFICSERTMYRVLAAHHEVRERRAQRRHPAYAAPELLATGPNQLWSWDITKLKGPATWSYYYLYVILDVFSRCAVGWMVAPRESAELAKKLIGATCVRQGIDRDHLTIHADRGSSMRSKLVAELLADLGITKTHSRPHVSNDNPYSEAGFKTLKYRPDFPARFGCLEDARAYCADFFAWYNGEHYHSGIGLHTPDDVHYGRAQARTAKRAVVLAAAQRAHPERFVNGTPCPPPLPTAVWINKPKTGEVIPSQNHSLN, from the coding sequence ATGGCGATTGTTGCCGACACCTCGGGCGTCGACGGCGTAGCCTGCACGTGTGCCAGTCTGGGCGTAAGCGTGGCCAGCTACTATCGCGCGCGTCGTCCGCGGGTGCATGGGCCGCGACGGCCGCGGCGATCACCCCGTGCGCTCAGCGCTGCGGAAGCGGCCGATCTGCTATCGATCTTGCATGAAGACCGCTTTGCGGATCTAGCGCCCGCGCAGGTGTATGCGACGCTGCTCGATGAAGAGCGCTTTATTTGCTCAGAGCGCACCATGTATCGCGTGCTCGCGGCGCACCACGAGGTGCGCGAGCGCCGCGCGCAACGGCGCCACCCCGCGTACGCCGCGCCCGAGCTGCTGGCAACCGGGCCAAACCAATTGTGGTCGTGGGACATCACCAAGCTTAAAGGGCCGGCAACGTGGTCCTACTACTACTTATACGTCATTCTCGACGTGTTTAGCCGGTGCGCGGTGGGCTGGATGGTGGCGCCGCGCGAGAGCGCCGAGCTGGCAAAGAAGCTGATCGGCGCGACCTGCGTGCGTCAAGGCATCGACCGCGATCACCTCACCATCCATGCAGATCGTGGCAGCTCGATGCGCTCCAAGCTGGTCGCCGAGCTGCTCGCCGACTTGGGGATCACAAAGACCCATTCGCGGCCGCACGTCTCAAACGATAATCCGTACTCTGAGGCTGGCTTTAAGACGCTGAAATACCGTCCCGATTTCCCGGCGCGGTTTGGCTGCCTAGAAGACGCACGCGCCTACTGCGCCGATTTTTTTGCTTGGTACAACGGTGAGCACTACCACAGCGGCATCGGCCTCCACACGCCGGATGACGTCCACTACGGTCGCGCGCAGGCCCGTACCGCGAAACGGGCCGTCGTATTGGCCGCCGCACAGCGAGCCCACCCTGAGCGTTTCGTCAACGGCACGCCGTGTCCGCCACCACTGCCGACCGCCGTATGGATCAACAAACCAAAGACAGGAGAGGTGATTCCAAGCCAGAACCATTCACTAAATTAA
- a CDS encoding lytic polysaccharide monooxygenase, whose translation MSLTARLRSFALASLLLALCAAAPASAHIHLTYPLSRTDDGLGDQKAQHCGAVARNESRVTQFKPGATIAVRWDETINHTGHFRISFNPDGDTFSIPPDATTTTQGTDPLVLHDLIADGTNCLEVTLPEAPCDNCTLQFIQLMYDKPPYTTDVDSDDIYFNCADIELTDAAPDVTPAQSSCSDEPAPMTPGTADGGCNAGGASGGLAMLGLASLWLRRRR comes from the coding sequence ATGTCCTTAACCGCGCGCTTGCGCTCCTTTGCCCTTGCGAGCCTGTTGCTTGCGCTTTGTGCGGCGGCCCCGGCCAGCGCGCATATTCACCTGACGTATCCGCTGTCTCGCACCGACGATGGCCTTGGCGACCAAAAGGCGCAGCATTGTGGCGCGGTGGCGCGCAACGAGAGCCGCGTGACGCAGTTTAAGCCAGGAGCCACCATTGCCGTGCGCTGGGACGAGACGATCAATCACACCGGCCATTTTCGCATCTCGTTCAATCCCGATGGCGACACGTTTTCGATTCCGCCCGATGCGACGACGACCACGCAAGGCACCGACCCCTTGGTGCTGCACGATCTCATCGCCGATGGCACCAATTGCCTTGAGGTCACCTTGCCCGAGGCGCCGTGCGACAACTGCACGCTGCAGTTTATCCAGCTCATGTACGACAAGCCGCCCTACACCACAGATGTCGATAGCGACGACATCTACTTCAATTGTGCCGACATCGAGCTGACCGACGCGGCGCCCGATGTTACGCCCGCGCAAAGCAGCTGCAGTGACGAGCCCGCGCCGATGACGCCCGGCACCGCCGACGGAGGCTGCAACGCCGGCGGTGCAAGCGGAGGACTTGCGATGCTTGGCCTCGCGTCGCTATGGCTGCGGCGACGGCGCTAA
- a CDS encoding TIGR00266 family protein, producing MRFDILGRPDFSLLRVYYDATGEQTFAEAGAMVSMSSGIELQTKARGGLLSAAKRAVLGGESFFQNTYTASAANQELWLAPGNEGDIATKELAPGEVFFLQSGSYLAHFGNELAIDTKWGGVKGFFSGAGLFMLRMTGPGLVFYSTYGAIRQISLPAGGPLTVDTGHIVGFTQNVQYKVRAFGGLKGFFFSGEGLVADFTGEGTVYLQTRNPSALATFLYPFRPVQNN from the coding sequence ATGCGTTTTGATATTCTAGGACGACCAGATTTTTCATTGCTCCGCGTGTACTACGATGCGACGGGCGAGCAGACGTTCGCCGAGGCCGGCGCCATGGTGAGCATGAGCTCCGGCATCGAGCTTCAGACCAAGGCTCGGGGTGGCTTGTTGTCGGCGGCAAAGCGCGCCGTGCTCGGGGGCGAAAGTTTTTTTCAAAACACCTATACCGCCAGCGCCGCCAATCAAGAGCTGTGGCTCGCGCCCGGCAACGAGGGCGATATCGCGACCAAGGAGCTCGCACCGGGCGAAGTCTTCTTTCTGCAAAGCGGCTCGTATCTCGCGCATTTTGGCAATGAGCTCGCCATTGACACCAAGTGGGGCGGCGTCAAAGGCTTCTTCTCCGGCGCCGGCCTCTTTATGTTGCGCATGACCGGTCCCGGCCTGGTCTTCTATTCCACCTATGGCGCGATTAGGCAAATCTCGCTGCCTGCCGGCGGGCCGCTCACCGTGGACACCGGCCACATCGTCGGCTTTACGCAAAACGTGCAATACAAGGTTCGCGCCTTCGGCGGCCTCAAGGGCTTCTTCTTCTCCGGCGAAGGCCTCGTCGCCGATTTTACCGGCGAGGGCACCGTCTATCTGCAGACGCGCAACCCGAGTGCCCTGGCAACATTTTTGTATCCGTTTAGGCCTGTTCAAAATAACTAG
- a CDS encoding TIGR00266 family protein has protein sequence MNIDIQHRPGAAVAVCAMGPGDAIRAEADAMISMAGPISVKTQARKAGGLLKSLKRSMLGGESFFTNEFTAQGPSELCLAPRLPGDMIVHPLAPDHQLFIQGGSYVAAPDSVHLDTKWQGFTRGLFSGESFFFLHATGQGPVILNAFGAISWADIDGELIVDTGHVVAFTNGLQYDITKASSGWIASLLSGEGFVLRFRGRGRVYLQTRNPTVFGQTIGPKLPPR, from the coding sequence ATGAATATCGATATCCAACATCGTCCCGGCGCCGCGGTTGCGGTGTGCGCCATGGGCCCCGGTGATGCTATTCGCGCCGAGGCCGATGCCATGATCAGCATGGCCGGTCCCATTTCGGTTAAGACGCAGGCGCGTAAGGCGGGCGGCCTGCTCAAGAGCCTCAAGCGCTCGATGCTGGGTGGCGAATCGTTTTTTACCAACGAGTTCACCGCGCAGGGCCCTTCGGAGCTGTGCCTGGCGCCGCGCCTACCCGGCGACATGATCGTGCATCCCCTCGCGCCCGATCACCAATTGTTTATCCAGGGCGGCAGCTACGTCGCGGCGCCCGATTCGGTGCATCTCGACACCAAGTGGCAGGGCTTCACGCGCGGCTTGTTTTCGGGCGAGTCGTTCTTCTTCTTACATGCCACGGGGCAAGGTCCCGTCATCCTCAACGCGTTTGGCGCGATTTCGTGGGCCGACATCGACGGCGAGCTGATCGTCGATACGGGGCATGTCGTCGCCTTTACCAATGGGCTGCAATACGACATTACCAAGGCGTCTTCGGGGTGGATCGCTTCGTTACTCTCCGGCGAAGGCTTTGTCCTTCGGTTTCGCGGCCGCGGTCGCGTCTATCTGCAAACTCGCAATCCAACCGTGTTTGGCCAAACCATTGGTCCCAAGCTTCCTCCTCGCTAA
- a CDS encoding TIGR00266 family protein, whose amino-acid sequence MQYQIEHAPSYAWLRVQLAAGDEIDAEAGAMVSMTPGVAIATRLNAGKGVGFFHKFLSFFRALARKFFGGETVFINNFSTASGGEVVLAPSLSGSITPQVISAGRSLFVQRGSYLASTGNINAVVRWGGLRSFFGGEGLTLLECKGDGEVFVNSYGDVVEVPVNGTYIVDTGHIVAFENSLNFSVRKAGSMKSFLFSGEGFVCEFRGQGRLWIQSRNLSASVSWIRRLL is encoded by the coding sequence ATGCAATATCAAATTGAACATGCACCATCATATGCGTGGTTGCGGGTGCAACTTGCCGCCGGCGACGAGATCGACGCCGAGGCGGGCGCCATGGTGTCGATGACGCCAGGTGTCGCCATCGCGACGCGCCTCAATGCCGGCAAGGGCGTCGGCTTTTTTCACAAGTTCCTTTCATTTTTTCGCGCGCTGGCCCGCAAATTTTTTGGCGGCGAAACGGTATTTATCAATAATTTCTCGACGGCCAGCGGCGGCGAGGTCGTGCTCGCGCCTTCGCTTTCGGGCTCCATCACGCCGCAAGTCATATCGGCAGGGCGCAGCCTGTTCGTGCAACGGGGCAGCTACCTCGCCAGCACGGGCAACATCAACGCCGTGGTGCGTTGGGGGGGCCTGCGCTCCTTCTTTGGCGGCGAGGGCTTGACGCTGCTTGAATGTAAGGGCGATGGCGAGGTATTTGTAAACTCGTACGGCGACGTAGTCGAGGTGCCCGTGAACGGCACGTATATCGTAGATACGGGCCATATCGTGGCATTTGAGAACTCGCTCAATTTTTCGGTGCGCAAGGCCGGCAGCATGAAGTCATTCTTGTTCTCCGGCGAAGGTTTTGTTTGTGAATTTCGCGGCCAGGGCCGGTTGTGGATTCAATCGCGCAATCTCTCGGCCTCCGTTAGCTGGATTCGCCGCCTGCTGTAG
- a CDS encoding M48 family metallopeptidase: MSTDHKDGPRSSETASQGSWGQAPSTPPSSEAGRADAPPQHASPPPVMDQPMAIAGAPTHQGFGHTHRRLIIEIVAAIGGLLLILVLSMRLASCAAGSMVRFVPVSVDRQLGELAALAVSGSTCENVEAKQYVQDILDQLLAASGDTRFTFTLSIADDDAINAFAAPGGIVVVNRGLLEKAETGEEVAGVLAHEIQHVLGRHGMVNILRQAGGKIIIGIALGWTDVGVLFSYAGDLMDLAYSRDHERDADSAGRAIMKKAGMDPRGLAKFFARLKAEGGAQPPPILSTHPDHDERIVAAERDALGFVPTQTLPVPPRAIACK, translated from the coding sequence GTGAGCACCGATCACAAAGATGGCCCGCGTTCGAGCGAGACCGCGAGCCAAGGCAGTTGGGGTCAGGCTCCGTCGACGCCACCATCAAGCGAGGCGGGCCGCGCGGACGCCCCGCCGCAACACGCATCCCCGCCGCCCGTCATGGATCAACCCATGGCCATCGCCGGCGCCCCCACACATCAGGGGTTTGGCCATACGCATCGGCGGCTGATCATCGAGATCGTCGCGGCGATCGGCGGCCTCTTGCTGATCTTGGTGTTGTCGATGCGGCTGGCATCGTGCGCGGCGGGCTCGATGGTCCGTTTTGTGCCGGTATCGGTCGACCGCCAGCTAGGCGAACTCGCCGCGCTCGCCGTCTCAGGTAGCACGTGTGAAAATGTCGAAGCCAAGCAATACGTGCAAGACATTCTCGACCAGCTGCTGGCCGCGTCCGGCGACACGCGCTTTACGTTTACGCTTTCCATCGCGGACGACGATGCGATCAATGCCTTTGCGGCGCCCGGCGGCATCGTCGTGGTCAACCGCGGGCTGCTCGAAAAGGCCGAAACCGGCGAAGAGGTCGCCGGCGTGTTGGCACACGAGATTCAGCATGTGCTGGGGCGCCATGGCATGGTCAATATTTTGCGGCAAGCGGGCGGCAAGATCATCATCGGCATCGCGCTGGGATGGACCGACGTCGGCGTGTTGTTCTCTTATGCCGGCGACTTGATGGACCTGGCGTACAGCCGCGACCACGAGCGCGATGCAGATAGCGCCGGTCGGGCGATCATGAAGAAAGCCGGCATGGATCCCCGCGGGCTGGCTAAATTTTTTGCGCGACTCAAGGCGGAAGGCGGCGCGCAACCGCCTCCTATCTTATCGACCCACCCCGATCACGACGAACGCATCGTAGCCGCCGAGCGCGACGCGCTTGGCTTTGTGCCGACCCAGACGTTGCCGGTGCCACCGCGCGCCATCGCGTGTAAGTAG
- a CDS encoding PAS domain S-box protein, giving the protein MLAMVAERLLADLSLSRDDFVQAIVGKASRYGFNELPALRRNIEFPSRALADGMRRGDRTVVVDAILAVMQERINTGFAPLDVVEALLAAVPITRRIAVGIARQARTDETAAANATEEFVLGVVSDVLRHVSDGQQLALEKIEFQAREVSQQKQQLTKEHSQLQALHEKVVGSLSAGVCFVETGSNMIALHNRRFCEIMRLPTSSLNGKRINEVFAQYQGIPIDQMIERVRATDRLPGTKLTFTTPAGEPLTVLLRVERLRGGNDDVRGSIIIVDDISEREVLLQSISRFVSPAFAARLLEGKQSDFGEAEERDITVLFADIRGFTSMSEAMPLIELHTMLNSYFSAATDAIAEHNGTIDKFIGDNIMAIFATGEDCGANAAMRAALAIIRKVDQLNVLRARAGQPALDIGIGISTGLARLGVLGARARASYTAIGDTVNVAARLQAMAGPREILLSEATRTHVTELASIDSLGPVRLKGRLSPINLFSVRLAAEPVVLAEDTTRPINLPPPSYPDIDIATKITRLATRNGLSDAAIEISDDRIERSERD; this is encoded by the coding sequence ATGCTCGCCATGGTTGCCGAACGACTGCTCGCAGACCTCTCGCTGTCACGTGACGACTTCGTGCAGGCCATCGTCGGCAAGGCCTCGCGCTATGGCTTCAATGAGCTGCCGGCCTTGCGGCGCAACATTGAGTTTCCTTCGCGCGCCCTGGCCGATGGCATGCGGCGAGGTGATCGCACGGTCGTCGTGGACGCCATCTTGGCCGTCATGCAAGAACGCATCAATACCGGGTTTGCGCCGCTCGACGTCGTCGAGGCGCTGCTCGCGGCCGTTCCCATCACCCGCCGCATCGCGGTTGGCATCGCGCGCCAAGCCCGCACCGACGAGACCGCCGCCGCCAACGCCACCGAGGAGTTCGTGCTCGGCGTTGTGAGCGATGTCCTCCGCCATGTCAGCGATGGCCAACAACTTGCGCTCGAGAAGATTGAGTTCCAAGCGCGCGAGGTCTCTCAACAAAAACAACAACTCACCAAGGAACACTCTCAGCTTCAGGCGCTACATGAAAAGGTGGTGGGCAGCCTTTCGGCCGGTGTCTGCTTCGTCGAGACGGGGAGCAATATGATTGCGCTGCACAATCGGCGCTTCTGCGAGATCATGCGGCTGCCGACGAGCTCGCTCAACGGCAAGCGAATTAACGAGGTCTTTGCGCAGTATCAAGGCATTCCGATCGACCAGATGATCGAGCGGGTGCGCGCCACCGACCGCCTGCCCGGCACCAAGCTCACCTTCACCACGCCCGCCGGGGAACCGCTGACCGTCTTGCTCAGGGTCGAGCGCTTGCGTGGTGGCAACGATGACGTGCGCGGCTCGATTATTATCGTCGACGATATCAGCGAGCGTGAGGTCTTATTGCAGTCGATCTCGCGCTTTGTGTCGCCCGCCTTCGCCGCGCGCCTGCTCGAGGGCAAGCAGAGCGATTTCGGCGAGGCCGAAGAGCGCGACATTACGGTGCTGTTTGCCGACATTCGCGGCTTCACTTCGATGTCCGAGGCCATGCCGCTGATCGAGCTGCACACGATGCTCAATAGCTACTTTAGCGCCGCGACCGACGCCATTGCCGAGCACAATGGCACCATCGACAAGTTCATCGGCGACAACATCATGGCCATCTTCGCGACCGGCGAGGACTGCGGCGCCAATGCGGCGATGCGTGCCGCCTTGGCGATCATTCGCAAGGTCGATCAGCTCAACGTCCTGCGCGCCCGCGCGGGCCAGCCGGCGCTCGATATCGGCATTGGCATTTCAACCGGTTTAGCGCGGCTGGGCGTGCTGGGCGCGCGTGCCCGCGCCAGCTATACGGCGATCGGCGACACCGTCAACGTGGCGGCGCGGCTGCAAGCAATGGCCGGTCCGCGCGAAATTCTATTGTCCGAGGCGACGCGGACGCACGTGACGGAGCTTGCGTCGATTGATTCGCTAGGGCCGGTGCGGCTCAAGGGCCGGCTGTCGCCGATTAACCTGTTCTCGGTCCGCTTGGCGGCCGAGCCGGTCGTGCTGGCAGAGGACACGACCAGGCCGATCAACCTCCCGCCGCCGAGCTACCCCGACATCGATATCGCCACCAAGATCACGCGCCTGGCCACGCGCAATGGCCTGTCCGACGCCGCGATCGAAATCTCCGATGACCGTATCGAACGCAGCGAGCGCGACTAG
- a CDS encoding radical SAM protein gives MNHLGEAAFVHAVVPRSRANGPGERTVIWFQGCTLACPGCFNPSTHAAGVGTPVAIATLLEGIAQRFTAGEIEGVTISGGEPFEQPLALTALVGGIGHIQHKDRTPSIVVFSGYTLAELRQRPDAAPILAGIDVLIDGRYVAGDRLATELRGSRNQVPHLLTSRYTAAQLAATPELEFRIAADGSMSVTGVAPIAAGHLTRRRG, from the coding sequence ATGAATCACCTCGGCGAGGCCGCGTTCGTCCACGCGGTGGTGCCTCGCAGCCGCGCCAATGGCCCAGGCGAGCGCACCGTCATCTGGTTTCAGGGCTGCACCCTCGCTTGTCCGGGTTGTTTTAATCCAAGCACGCACGCGGCCGGCGTCGGCACGCCGGTGGCTATCGCGACCTTGCTTGAAGGCATCGCGCAGCGATTTACCGCCGGCGAGATCGAGGGCGTGACGATTTCCGGCGGTGAGCCATTTGAACAGCCCCTGGCGCTAACCGCGTTGGTGGGCGGTATTGGGCACATTCAACACAAAGACCGCACCCCGAGCATCGTCGTTTTCTCCGGCTACACCCTGGCCGAGCTGCGGCAAAGGCCTGACGCCGCGCCGATCCTAGCTGGCATCGACGTACTCATTGACGGCAGGTACGTCGCCGGAGATCGCCTCGCCACCGAGTTGCGCGGCTCGCGCAACCAAGTGCCACACCTGCTGACCTCGCGTTATACGGCGGCGCAGCTTGCGGCGACGCCCGAGCTCGAGTTCCGCATTGCCGCCGACGGCAGCATGTCAGTCACCGGGGTGGCGCCGATCGCGGCGGGGCACCTTACCCGCCGTCGCGGCTAG